In one window of Gossypium hirsutum isolate 1008001.06 chromosome A01, Gossypium_hirsutum_v2.1, whole genome shotgun sequence DNA:
- the LOC107941246 gene encoding uncharacterized protein At2g02148 isoform X1: MGSRLPVQHYSNSFIPTSLHDLNTVDSRPSEIDAVDATDALDHHDHAHPDSTTVECLHESYRNSLPIHGVGAEEEDRSSLDNADSSRGAFSILTIEDVSPIESARARFLQIILDNFINDHVIEVVDNESPVEYNAQSGQEKLNKRKTGDIQYEGDPRFALPLMYVANLYETLVKDVNLRIASLNGIRDKTIGVALEAAGGLYRRLAKRFPKKGSYMYKRRELATSNETRTRFPELVIQEEKRVRFVVVNGLDIVERPNNVPVEDSEWFKRLTGRNEVAISAQDYKFYSPRHKYRRVTSNTVSNIPALPAFSGTDSSPLSNAQGFHTVNETQQQTPSKHHIPTMSHQPQFHPIHQNHHQPVHPNQHGAHFPQTHQCGPPSHLPEISHAHQSPTMSQQIACLQPLTGGHVGARLHVMPTNPAKYCDECGAPYLRETSKFCSECGIKRLGI; the protein is encoded by the exons atgGGGAGTAGACTTCCAGTCCAGCACTATAGTAATTCCTTCATCCCCACCTCTCTTCACGACCTCAACACcgttgattctcgaccttctgaAATCGACGCCGTTGATGCCACTGATGCTTTGGATCACCACGATCACGCCCATCCCGATTCCACTACTGTT GAGTGTTTGCATGAATCTTATAGAAATTCTTTGCCAATTCATGGCGTTGGAGCGGAGGAAGAAGATCGGTCTAGCTTAGACAATGCTGATTCTTCCAGAGGAGCTTTCAGTATTTTGACAATTGAAG ATGTTTCACCTATTGAATCAGCAAGGGCCAGATTTTTGCAAATCATATTGGATAACTTTATTAATGACCATGTGATTGAAGTGGTTGATAACGAGTCACCTGTGGAATATAATGCTCAGTCAGGACAAGAGAAACTGAATAAGAGAAAGACAGGAGATATACAATATGAAGGCGATCCTAGGTTTGCTTTGCCCTTAATGTATGTTGCCAATTTGTATGAAACTTTAGTTAAAGATGTAAACTTGAGGATTGCTTCCTTGAATGGCATTCGTGATAAGACCATTGGGGTAGCGCTTGAAGCTGCTGGTGGATTGTACAGAAGGTTGGCTAAAAGATTCCCTAAAAAAG GTTCTTATATGTATAAAAGAAGAGAACTTGCAACTTCTAACGAAACAAGGACAAGGTTTCCAGAACTAGTTATACAAGAAGAAAAGAGAGTTCGTTTTGTAGTTGTCAATGGTTTGGATATTGTCGAGAGACCAAATAATGTGCCTGTTGAGGATTCTGAGTG GTTTAAACGGCTAACAGGTCGGAATGAGGTTGCTATCTCTGCTCAAGACTACAAGTTTTATTCTCCAAGGCACAAGTATAGGCGTGTCACATCAAACACAGTATCTAACATCCCTGCTTTGCCT GCATTCTCTGGCACTGACAGTTCTCCTTTGTCTAATGCACAAGGGTTTCACACCGTCAATGAA ACTCAGCAGCAGACTCCTTCCAAGCATCATATACCAACAATGTCACATCAGCCCCAATTTCATCCTATTCACCAGAACCATCATCAACCAGTTCATCCAAACCAACATGGAGCTCATTTTCCCCAGACTCATCAATGTGGGCCACCATCCCACTTACCTGAAATTAGTCATGCTCACCAGTCACCAACCATGTCTCAACAGATAGCTTGCTTACAACCCTTAACAGGAGGTCATGTTGGTGCACGCTTACATGTTATG CCTACAAATCCAGCGAAATACTGCGATGAATGTGGGGCACCTTACCTGAGGGAAACATCCAAGTTCTGTTCAGAATGTGGTATAAAGAGGTTAGGGATATGA
- the LOC107941246 gene encoding uncharacterized protein At2g02148 isoform X2 yields MPLMLWITTITPIPIPLLLSECLHESYRNSLPIHGVGAEEEDRSSLDNADSSRGAFSILTIEDVSPIESARARFLQIILDNFINDHVIEVVDNESPVEYNAQSGQEKLNKRKTGDIQYEGDPRFALPLMYVANLYETLVKDVNLRIASLNGIRDKTIGVALEAAGGLYRRLAKRFPKKGSYMYKRRELATSNETRTRFPELVIQEEKRVRFVVVNGLDIVERPNNVPVEDSEWFKRLTGRNEVAISAQDYKFYSPRHKYRRVTSNTVSNIPALPAFSGTDSSPLSNAQGFHTVNETQQQTPSKHHIPTMSHQPQFHPIHQNHHQPVHPNQHGAHFPQTHQCGPPSHLPEISHAHQSPTMSQQIACLQPLTGGHVGARLHVMPTNPAKYCDECGAPYLRETSKFCSECGIKRLGI; encoded by the exons ATGCCACTGATGCTTTGGATCACCACGATCACGCCCATCCCGATTCCACTACTGTTGTCT GAGTGTTTGCATGAATCTTATAGAAATTCTTTGCCAATTCATGGCGTTGGAGCGGAGGAAGAAGATCGGTCTAGCTTAGACAATGCTGATTCTTCCAGAGGAGCTTTCAGTATTTTGACAATTGAAG ATGTTTCACCTATTGAATCAGCAAGGGCCAGATTTTTGCAAATCATATTGGATAACTTTATTAATGACCATGTGATTGAAGTGGTTGATAACGAGTCACCTGTGGAATATAATGCTCAGTCAGGACAAGAGAAACTGAATAAGAGAAAGACAGGAGATATACAATATGAAGGCGATCCTAGGTTTGCTTTGCCCTTAATGTATGTTGCCAATTTGTATGAAACTTTAGTTAAAGATGTAAACTTGAGGATTGCTTCCTTGAATGGCATTCGTGATAAGACCATTGGGGTAGCGCTTGAAGCTGCTGGTGGATTGTACAGAAGGTTGGCTAAAAGATTCCCTAAAAAAG GTTCTTATATGTATAAAAGAAGAGAACTTGCAACTTCTAACGAAACAAGGACAAGGTTTCCAGAACTAGTTATACAAGAAGAAAAGAGAGTTCGTTTTGTAGTTGTCAATGGTTTGGATATTGTCGAGAGACCAAATAATGTGCCTGTTGAGGATTCTGAGTG GTTTAAACGGCTAACAGGTCGGAATGAGGTTGCTATCTCTGCTCAAGACTACAAGTTTTATTCTCCAAGGCACAAGTATAGGCGTGTCACATCAAACACAGTATCTAACATCCCTGCTTTGCCT GCATTCTCTGGCACTGACAGTTCTCCTTTGTCTAATGCACAAGGGTTTCACACCGTCAATGAA ACTCAGCAGCAGACTCCTTCCAAGCATCATATACCAACAATGTCACATCAGCCCCAATTTCATCCTATTCACCAGAACCATCATCAACCAGTTCATCCAAACCAACATGGAGCTCATTTTCCCCAGACTCATCAATGTGGGCCACCATCCCACTTACCTGAAATTAGTCATGCTCACCAGTCACCAACCATGTCTCAACAGATAGCTTGCTTACAACCCTTAACAGGAGGTCATGTTGGTGCACGCTTACATGTTATG CCTACAAATCCAGCGAAATACTGCGATGAATGTGGGGCACCTTACCTGAGGGAAACATCCAAGTTCTGTTCAGAATGTGGTATAAAGAGGTTAGGGATATGA